A region from the Oceanidesulfovibrio marinus genome encodes:
- a CDS encoding MBL fold metallo-hydrolase has protein sequence METGFFQFTVGNLQCTLITDGKHAYADPKALLFPDAPEAELASELAMHGISADNWPCWVSDYTCLLIDTGKRKILLDTGAGEMLPEAGKVVENMRAAGISPESVDCVLISHAHPDHVGGAGYFPDARIVMSHREWQFWTGSPTLPRLPDDFRNLLTGMVSSLLAPLRERVELVDGDTEIAPGIRLVEAPGHTPGHMALLAASRGEHLIYAGDAVIHKIHIRNLQWSPLVDVLPDESTRTRNRLLSEAADNRAVFVGFHLPHAGKISRDDAGFAWHQLVV, from the coding sequence ATGGAAACCGGGTTTTTCCAATTCACTGTCGGCAATCTCCAGTGCACCCTCATCACCGACGGGAAGCACGCGTATGCCGATCCAAAAGCATTGCTCTTCCCGGACGCTCCGGAGGCAGAGCTCGCCAGCGAGCTTGCGATGCACGGTATATCTGCCGACAACTGGCCCTGTTGGGTGAGCGACTATACTTGCCTACTGATCGACACCGGAAAGCGTAAGATTCTGCTGGACACCGGAGCGGGCGAGATGCTCCCCGAGGCCGGCAAGGTGGTGGAGAACATGCGGGCGGCAGGCATCAGCCCGGAATCCGTGGATTGCGTACTGATATCCCACGCCCACCCCGACCACGTAGGCGGCGCCGGCTATTTTCCGGATGCAAGGATTGTCATGAGCCACAGGGAATGGCAGTTCTGGACTGGAAGTCCGACGCTGCCGCGCCTGCCGGATGACTTCAGAAACCTGCTGACGGGCATGGTCTCATCCCTTCTCGCCCCGCTGCGAGAGCGGGTGGAGCTGGTGGACGGCGACACGGAAATCGCGCCCGGCATCCGTCTGGTCGAAGCGCCTGGACACACGCCCGGGCACATGGCTCTGCTCGCAGCTTCCAGGGGAGAACATCTGATCTACGCAGGGGATGCGGTGATCCACAAAATCCACATCCGCAACCTGCAGTGGAGCCCCCTTGTGGATGTCCTGCCGGACGAGTCGACACGGACGAGAAACCGCCTGTTGTCCGAAGCTGCCGACAACCGCGCGGTCTTTGTTGGTTTCCACCTGCCGCACGCGGGAAAAATTTCCAGGGATGATGCCGGCTTTGCATGGCACCAACTTGTTGTCTAA